GTGTCCATCACCCATTCTCCATCGGCCGGTACCCTCGGCAGCCCCGGTGGATAAACATGCCGTTTACGATCCTGGAACTGGCGACGGGCTTCCAGTTAAAGTGCCCGGCAGCGGAATGTTTTCGAACCAGTTTGTAGAGATAATCAATATATTATCATCCTTCCAGACTTGAAAAATGTAGCCAGAAAAAAATATATAAATTAACTGGGTTTCACATAAGTCGGTTATGCCTATTTATGAAGATAAAGCTGGCATTATTTGGCTTGGCACTGGAGGTGGAGTGAGCCGTTATGATGGGAAATCGTTTCGAAATTTTACAACCCGGGATGGCCTGACCAATAATGATGTTCATGCTATCGTTCAAGACGAAACAGGGAAAATTTGGTTTGGCACACGGGGGGATATCACCATTTATGATGGAAAAACATTTACCACTCTTACCGATAAGGACGGCAAAACTTTCAGGAACGTATGGGCTATGATAAAAGACAAAAAAGACAATATCTGGTTCGGCGCCGATGGTCTTGGGCGTTATGACGGCAGTGCCTTTACCCAAATTGATCAGATGGGTGCTGGTGTTATAATCCAAGATAAAAAGGGAAATGTCCTGACTAGTATAGGTGGTCCCATTTTCCTTTATGATGAACAGTCATTATCTGATAAAAAGCCACATGTAACAGTAATAAAGACAAAATATGAAGGGCGTAGAAATCTGCCTTTTGGGATGTTAAGGGCTAATGATGGAAGTATTTGGATTGGAGTTGACCGTTATAGTTATGATGGAAAGACCCTCACGCCGTCAATTTTAAGATAAAATTATCCTTAAGACGGTGTATTTTTTCGGCATCGCCTACTCTTCGTACGTTGTACACTTCGTTGCAACACCTCCTAAATGTATTCCTCAGGACCCACGCCTGGAATCGACTATTCCTCCAGAGCGATTTGAATATTGGGTATTCAAAAAAGAAAAAGTGATTCAAACTAAAAAGGCTTCAAGTCCAATGACTTAAAGCCTTTTTAGTTTTTTGTGCCCAGAACAGGAATCGAACCTGCACTCCGTTTCCGAAACAAGATTTTGAGTCTAGCGCGTCTACCAATTCCGCCATCTGGGCAATGCCTTTCGCATTGTGGGATGCAAATGTATGGAATAGATATTTAATTTGCAATATTTTTTTTACTTCACCGCCAAACCTGCTTCCTGCAAGGCTTTATAGTCCTCCCGTACCGGGGTAAAGATATCAAACAGCTTGCAAGCCGTCAGCGCAACGCCGCCATGTTCCACCATCGAAGGGATCACTACGACCATGCCCTTGGTGTACACCTGGGTCACGGCGTCAACAGTAAGTTCAAATGAACCTTCTTCTACCTGGGTAATCTGTTCATGCAGGTGTTTGTGGACGGGCAGCCGGGAGCCCGGCAATATATCCCAGTATGCGAGGGTAACGGTATCCGTATGTACGAAGCGGGCGGTAAAGCCGGGTATTACCGCCACGGGAGCAATGTCTTTAATCGTTATCATAGAAGGCAAAGCTAGTGATTCTGATCGCGCCAACAGCTACGACTAACGGAGCTTTTCGTAGGTGATCACGCCCTGGCCTTCGGTGCCTGTCCAGATCATTCGACTGCCGCTGAAAGTAACGGTGTATAACTGGCTTACGGCGAAGTTGGTGATCAACTTCCTGCACCTGCGTAAAAATGAAGGCGCGCTGTTGTCGCCGGAGCAGGTATCTAAGCATGAACAGGAACTGGCCGAATCTGCGAACGCACTGCTCGAAAATATGGAAACGATCCTGCTCTGGAGCAAAAGCCAGATGGATGCACTCCGCCCGCAACTCACCAGCGTGTACGCACATGAGTTATTCGACTTTCTCCGTAAACAGTTCGACAAACAGGCTGACATCCGCTTTGCCGGCAATGCCACGTTCGTGACGGACGAAAACTGTATCCGCACGATCGCTTACAACCTCACGAGCAACGCCATCAAAGCTTCCACGCAAATCGAGTGGACGGCCGGCGTAGAAAACAGGCGGCCATATCTCACGATTGAAGATAATGGCCCCGGCCTTGACGCGAAGCTGTTCCAAGACGATGCCTTACGCGGTACATCAGCCACCAGCGTGAAGTCCGGACTAGGTTTATCGATCGTAAAAGACCTCGCACACGCTATCGGCGCCACCATCCAGCTTGAAAAGGTAAAAGAAGGCACCTGCATAAGGATCAACTTTCCACAGGTATAATTTTATCTCCGATTGAAGAGATTTTAAATACATTCGTCGCTGAGTAAAACAAATTCATCAGCATGAAAAAATTATTCGCAGGCTTCCTCTGCCTGTCGCTAGCCCAGGCCGTATCGGCGCAGACTTTAGACAAGATGCAATGGTTTAATGAACCGGCTAAATGGGAGATCAAAGACAAATCGCTCAGCATGTTCGTAACCCCGCAAAGTGACTACTGGCGTATTTCTCACTATGGCTTTACGGTGGATGACGCCCCGTTTATGTATACGACTTATGGCGGCGAATTTGAAGCGAAGGTGAAGATTACAGGCGAATACAAAGCACGTTTCGATCAGATGGGGCTGATGCTGCGTATCGACCAGGAAAACTATATTAAAGCGGGCATCGAGTTCGTGGATGGAAAATATAACCTCAGCACAGTGGTAACGCATCACACCAGTGATTGGAGTGTAATTACGCTCGATAAAACGCCGCCTTTCGTATGGATCAAGGCGGTACGCAGGCTGGATGCGGTAGAGGTATTCTACTCGTTCGACGACAAAACGTATGTAATGATGCGTAACGCGCACCTCAAAGATAATACGCCGGTAATGGTGGGCCTCATGGCCGCCTGTCCCGACGGTAACGGCTTTAACGCTAAGTTCGAGCAGTTCAGTGTAAAACATCTGCCCGACCAGCGTCGGCTGGAGTGGCTCAGCAAACACAAGGACTAAAATGAAAAAAGCAGTTTTGAACGCAATGTCAAAACTGCTTTTTTCTTTATCAGATCAAAATACTATTGCGGGTATTTAAAGTTCTGTGTAAACACATCGGAAGCATCCATCGCCGACTGCGGGATGGGGAACACCCTGCGGTATGGCTCTGATGGCGCTTTGCCGGCGCAACCAGCTTCGAACTTGCCGAAACGGATCATCTGTTTACGGCGATTCATTTCCCAATACATTTCATAGCCAATCTCGTTGTACAATACCTGCTCGGTAATGCTGGTCAACGCTACGCCCGGGGTGCTGCCGTAGTAAGCCTCGCGGGTCCTGGAGGTACGCAGCATGTTGATGTCATCCATCGCAGGGCCGGTGAGACCTTTACGGAAGTTGGCTTCTGCACGCATACAGTAGATGCCACCTAAACGATACAAGGGCACGTCTACGTTGCTGGAGCTGTTATCTCTCTCCGGGTCAAATTCCCATTTAAACACGCGCACACCCCGGTTTACCTGTTGCTGGGTAAGGATGGCCTGTGTAGGGTTGTCGAAGTTCAGCTCAGGCGTAAAGTCCATGGCCTGTGCTGGTGTTTTCTCGCAGAACAGT
This genomic interval from Chitinophaga horti contains the following:
- a CDS encoding sensor histidine kinase, with amino-acid sequence MITPWPSVPVQIIRLPLKVTVYNWLTAKLVINFLHLRKNEGALLSPEQVSKHEQELAESANALLENMETILLWSKSQMDALRPQLTSVYAHELFDFLRKQFDKQADIRFAGNATFVTDENCIRTIAYNLTSNAIKASTQIEWTAGVENRRPYLTIEDNGPGLDAKLFQDDALRGTSATSVKSGLGLSIVKDLAHAIGATIQLEKVKEGTCIRINFPQV
- a CDS encoding ligand-binding sensor domain-containing protein produces the protein MPIYEDKAGIIWLGTGGGVSRYDGKSFRNFTTRDGLTNNDVHAIVQDETGKIWFGTRGDITIYDGKTFTTLTDKDGKTFRNVWAMIKDKKDNIWFGADGLGRYDGSAFTQIDQMGAGVIIQDKKGNVLTSIGGPIFLYDEQSLSDKKPHVTVIKTKYEGRRNLPFGMLRANDGSIWIGVDRYSYDGKTLTPSILR
- a CDS encoding DUF1349 domain-containing protein; its protein translation is MKKLFAGFLCLSLAQAVSAQTLDKMQWFNEPAKWEIKDKSLSMFVTPQSDYWRISHYGFTVDDAPFMYTTYGGEFEAKVKITGEYKARFDQMGLMLRIDQENYIKAGIEFVDGKYNLSTVVTHHTSDWSVITLDKTPPFVWIKAVRRLDAVEVFYSFDDKTYVMMRNAHLKDNTPVMVGLMAACPDGNGFNAKFEQFSVKHLPDQRRLEWLSKHKD
- a CDS encoding cupin domain-containing protein; this encodes MITIKDIAPVAVIPGFTARFVHTDTVTLAYWDILPGSRLPVHKHLHEQITQVEEGSFELTVDAVTQVYTKGMVVVIPSMVEHGGVALTACKLFDIFTPVREDYKALQEAGLAVK